In one window of Poriferisphaera corsica DNA:
- a CDS encoding metallophosphoesterase family protein, translating to MPILGLLSDSHGQAALTQTAVNILLDNQADILIHCGDICTPEVLDALAVNYPPSHPQAGTQVEVHLVFGNSDYNYQSLATYAHSLGLIVDHPTGYITLPDNRTLAFTHGHEHRILSTLLTQHTPFIIHGHTHRRTDFTEQSSRIINPGAFTRVSQPTVATLNTQTDKLVFHPVPSS from the coding sequence TTGCCCATCCTCGGCCTCCTATCCGACTCACACGGCCAAGCCGCCCTCACGCAAACCGCCGTCAACATCCTCCTCGACAACCAAGCCGACATCCTCATCCATTGCGGCGACATCTGCACACCCGAAGTCCTTGATGCCCTCGCCGTCAACTATCCCCCATCACACCCCCAAGCCGGCACACAAGTCGAAGTCCACCTCGTCTTTGGCAACTCCGACTACAACTACCAATCACTCGCAACCTACGCCCACTCACTTGGCCTCATCGTCGATCACCCCACCGGCTACATCACGCTCCCCGACAACCGCACACTCGCCTTCACACACGGCCACGAACACCGCATCCTCTCCACACTCCTCACCCAACACACCCCCTTCATCATCCACGGCCACACGCACCGCCGTACCGACTTCACCGAACAATCTTCCCGCATCATCAACCCCGGCGCCTTCACCCGTGTCTCTCAACCCACCGTTGCAACCCTCAATACACAAACCGACAAACTCGTGTTTCACCCCGTACCATCCTCATGA
- a CDS encoding GNAT family N-acetyltransferase, whose translation MTPNAQDASRIMDDITVRTFQPDDQSAVITLYNQGLLAGQVTPNDTGADIEYIHDAYFDSDRHHFWVATQHDHIVGMIGVASDDDHTAEIRRLRVQPDLQSTPIAAKLLATALEHCKTHGFLKIRLDTRFERDEAVGLFDKLGFQHTRTKNVQGKDLLEFYLDIYRQDQSNDD comes from the coding sequence ATGACCCCCAATGCACAGGACGCCTCGCGCATCATGGACGACATCACTGTCAGAACATTCCAACCCGATGACCAATCCGCCGTCATCACCCTCTACAACCAGGGCCTTCTCGCCGGCCAAGTCACCCCCAATGATACCGGCGCCGATATCGAATACATCCATGACGCCTACTTCGACTCCGATCGCCACCACTTCTGGGTCGCCACACAACATGACCACATCGTCGGCATGATCGGCGTAGCCTCAGACGACGACCACACCGCGGAAATCCGCCGCTTACGTGTTCAACCCGACCTCCAATCCACACCCATCGCTGCTAAGCTCCTCGCCACCGCGCTCGAACACTGCAAAACCCACGGCTTCCTCAAGATCCGTCTCGACACTCGCTTTGAACGAGATGAAGCCGTCGGCCTATTCGACAAGCTAGGCTTCCAACACACACGCACCAAAAACGTCCAAGGCAAAGACCTCCTCGAGTTCTACCTCGACATCTATCGTCAAGACCAATCAAACGATGATTAA
- a CDS encoding zinc ribbon domain-containing protein, which yields MIKFHCDKCGQKLGVSPEYAGKKVKCTGCGVAHIVPACGDEMESKAYSEGYELGMLPEGAVKSDHKKTKEEIEAVLEKESATLIGHGMIKCPHCGKAVKEGVKLCVNCGEFIHKGGEKHGMGEELAKVAGKMAMGFGAAVMVGGLVAVIAGAIWAGIVILSGYEVGYVAIGIGFLVGLAVTVIAGKQSAQVGTAAAGLAVVGLLVGKLIIMQWGVPSLMAGEFAKMPGMVEIAMAGKMSEEKAFSSRVQTVLNRRAERGDDEERPLPTTIEEQMMAEIGAAASKMGADEKKSLVRRFMVDPMLGEMTIMDRLKDVFSAWDGLWCLLAVTTAFGMGKGKE from the coding sequence ATGATTAAATTTCACTGTGATAAGTGTGGTCAGAAACTGGGTGTGTCGCCGGAGTATGCAGGGAAGAAAGTGAAGTGTACGGGGTGTGGCGTTGCGCATATTGTGCCAGCGTGTGGAGATGAGATGGAGAGCAAGGCTTATAGTGAGGGTTATGAGTTGGGGATGTTGCCGGAGGGGGCGGTGAAGTCGGATCATAAGAAGACGAAGGAAGAGATTGAAGCAGTTTTGGAGAAGGAAAGCGCGACATTGATCGGGCATGGAATGATTAAGTGCCCGCATTGCGGGAAGGCGGTGAAGGAAGGGGTGAAGTTGTGTGTGAACTGCGGTGAGTTTATTCATAAAGGTGGGGAGAAACATGGGATGGGTGAGGAACTTGCGAAGGTAGCTGGGAAGATGGCAATGGGGTTTGGTGCGGCGGTGATGGTGGGCGGACTCGTGGCGGTGATTGCGGGTGCGATCTGGGCAGGGATTGTGATTTTGTCGGGGTATGAGGTGGGATATGTGGCGATTGGGATCGGCTTTTTGGTGGGATTGGCGGTAACGGTGATTGCAGGGAAGCAGAGCGCGCAGGTTGGGACAGCTGCTGCGGGTTTAGCGGTGGTGGGATTATTGGTTGGAAAGTTGATCATTATGCAGTGGGGTGTGCCGAGTTTGATGGCGGGTGAGTTTGCGAAGATGCCGGGGATGGTGGAGATTGCGATGGCGGGGAAGATGAGCGAAGAGAAGGCTTTTAGTTCACGAGTGCAGACAGTTTTGAATCGACGTGCTGAGCGAGGTGATGATGAGGAAAGGCCGTTGCCGACGACGATTGAAGAACAAATGATGGCAGAGATCGGTGCGGCGGCCAGCAAGATGGGAGCGGATGAAAAGAAGTCGCTGGTTAGAAGGTTTATGGTTGATCCGATGCTTGGAGAAATGACGATCATGGATCGGCTGAAGGATGTGTTTAGTGCATGGGATGGGTTGTGGTGTTTGTTAGCGGTGACGACGGCGTTTGGTATGGGGAAAGGAAAAGAATGA
- a CDS encoding complex I subunit 1/NuoH family protein, with amino-acid sequence MNIDWLPQFIVSFVVITVVFNAALGACAYLIFLERKVASWVQDRIGPNRTNLGFGFLPEKIHMMGLGQALADGIKLLLKEDFTPNRVDKWLFWLAPAMVMLTATLSWAVIPWGGLLAIPEFVIPEWLPLIGGETIAKQMVYATAAPVNIGVVYILAISSLAVYGVVVGAYASNSKYSFLGGVRAAAQMLSYEIPQGLCVLVMIMLYASTETTAMVSSQIGGFTGMTWGIFAQPLLAVLFFTCTLAECNRAPFDLAEAEQELVGGFHTEYGSMKWALFFLGEYMNMITACAFFTLLFLGGWDILPFTSIFPEYVGDSLLLGVLVAFLKFGVFAGKVTALLFLMMWVRWTLPRLRFDQLMRMAWRALIPITIATMLATGFMIYFGFRNWWWFGLMNVVVVVVSALLGMYLPKDTSNEKLPLAGSRFSPLVEGE; translated from the coding sequence ATGAATATTGACTGGCTGCCTCAGTTTATTGTTAGTTTTGTAGTGATCACGGTGGTGTTTAATGCGGCGCTAGGTGCGTGTGCATACCTGATCTTTTTGGAGAGAAAGGTGGCTTCGTGGGTACAAGACCGTATCGGGCCGAACCGTACGAACCTGGGGTTTGGGTTTTTACCTGAGAAGATTCACATGATGGGTCTGGGGCAGGCGTTGGCGGATGGTATTAAGTTGTTGTTGAAAGAGGACTTCACGCCGAACCGTGTGGATAAGTGGTTGTTCTGGTTGGCGCCGGCGATGGTGATGCTGACGGCGACTTTGAGCTGGGCGGTGATTCCTTGGGGCGGGTTGTTGGCGATCCCAGAGTTTGTGATTCCGGAATGGTTGCCGTTGATCGGTGGAGAGACGATTGCGAAACAGATGGTTTACGCGACGGCTGCACCGGTAAATATTGGTGTGGTTTATATTCTGGCGATCAGTTCGCTGGCGGTGTATGGGGTTGTGGTGGGTGCGTATGCATCAAACAGTAAGTATTCGTTTTTAGGCGGGGTGCGTGCGGCGGCTCAGATGTTGAGTTATGAGATCCCGCAGGGGCTGTGTGTGTTGGTGATGATTATGCTTTACGCGTCGACGGAAACGACGGCGATGGTATCGAGTCAAATCGGCGGATTTACAGGGATGACTTGGGGAATCTTTGCCCAGCCGTTATTGGCGGTGCTGTTCTTTACTTGTACGTTGGCGGAGTGTAACCGTGCTCCGTTTGACCTTGCGGAGGCCGAGCAGGAATTGGTGGGTGGGTTCCATACGGAGTATGGCTCGATGAAGTGGGCGCTGTTCTTCTTGGGTGAGTATATGAATATGATTACGGCGTGTGCGTTTTTCACGCTGTTGTTCTTGGGTGGCTGGGATATCTTGCCGTTCACATCGATTTTCCCTGAGTATGTGGGCGATAGCTTGCTGCTGGGCGTGCTGGTTGCGTTCCTGAAATTTGGTGTGTTTGCGGGCAAGGTGACGGCGTTGCTGTTCTTGATGATGTGGGTGAGGTGGACGCTGCCTCGCTTGCGTTTTGATCAGTTGATGCGGATGGCTTGGCGGGCTTTGATCCCGATCACGATCGCAACGATGTTGGCGACTGGTTTTATGATCTACTTTGGTTTCAGGAACTGGTGGTGGTTTGGGTTGATGAATGTTGTGGTTGTGGTGGTGTCGGCACTATTGGGGATGTACTTGCCGAAGGACACTTCGAATGAGAAGTTGCCGCTGGCGGGATCGCGATTCAGCCCGCTGGTTGAAGGTGAGTGA
- a CDS encoding S26 family signal peptidase: MPKPTNSTTKPSPHPHSDESIKETVESIVIAFILAFIFRAYVVEAFIIPTGSMAPTLLGQHIQINCSQCGYSFPVDNTPGAYTSPPPAILCPMCRFPNAYNGLPIRNGDRILVQKYTYLFNEPSRWDVVVFKTPIAFNNDRTPGPTNNFIKRLVGLPNESIRILDGNIYTQPLDPQTNQPLSPDFKIARKSTNPEAQQAVLRPIYHAQYIPLDQGRISSTPGNIGQSRNILIGMSYHQFPWQTPWTPTNSTDAFNWQIDNQRSYTYSPKTSSPSPSTITFDFARGHEHNRLAMYPYNELKDRSDLEPIEDINLALTINPKTPNTAISLSTTARWDDPDPAALPYILTATITAEGNALLTATNQSTNKTTTLDVIPFPTLPPDTNTELQLRYIDQELSFWVNDSQILSHAYDLPLDFLANRRAPDPTPTISITLDKPATLHNVNLDRDLYYAPRPTNGLLGHGAMIRTQDFPDQVPTGPVTRAQPFNIGPDEFFCLGDNSPSSSDSRAWQDVDAWISKNYFNSTDKIGVVPGELMLGRAFFVYFPAPYGYIPNFGDMRFIH; encoded by the coding sequence ATGCCCAAACCCACCAATTCCACAACCAAACCATCCCCCCACCCCCACTCCGACGAGTCCATCAAGGAAACCGTCGAGTCCATCGTCATCGCCTTCATCCTCGCCTTCATCTTCCGCGCCTACGTCGTCGAAGCCTTCATCATCCCCACCGGCTCCATGGCCCCCACACTCCTCGGCCAGCACATCCAAATCAACTGCTCGCAGTGCGGCTACTCCTTCCCCGTCGACAATACACCCGGTGCCTACACCTCACCTCCACCCGCCATACTCTGCCCCATGTGCCGCTTCCCCAACGCCTACAACGGCCTCCCCATACGCAACGGCGACCGCATCCTCGTTCAAAAATACACCTATCTCTTCAATGAGCCCTCCCGCTGGGACGTCGTCGTCTTCAAAACCCCCATCGCATTCAACAACGACCGCACCCCCGGCCCCACCAACAACTTCATCAAACGACTCGTCGGACTCCCCAACGAATCCATCCGCATCCTCGACGGCAACATCTACACACAACCACTCGACCCACAAACCAATCAACCCCTCTCTCCCGATTTCAAAATCGCACGCAAATCCACCAACCCCGAAGCACAGCAAGCCGTACTCCGACCCATCTACCACGCACAGTACATCCCCCTCGATCAAGGCCGCATCTCCTCAACCCCCGGCAACATCGGCCAATCTCGCAACATCCTAATCGGCATGTCCTACCACCAGTTCCCTTGGCAAACCCCTTGGACACCCACCAACTCCACCGACGCCTTTAATTGGCAAATCGATAACCAACGCTCCTACACCTACTCACCCAAAACCTCATCTCCATCCCCCTCCACCATCACCTTCGACTTCGCACGAGGCCACGAACACAACCGCCTCGCCATGTACCCCTATAACGAACTCAAAGACCGTTCCGACCTCGAACCCATCGAGGACATCAACCTCGCCCTCACCATCAACCCCAAAACTCCCAACACAGCCATCTCACTCTCCACCACCGCACGCTGGGACGACCCCGACCCAGCCGCCCTTCCTTACATCCTCACCGCCACCATCACCGCCGAAGGCAACGCCCTCCTCACCGCAACCAATCAGTCCACCAACAAAACCACAACCCTCGACGTCATCCCCTTCCCAACTCTACCACCCGACACCAACACCGAACTCCAGCTCCGCTACATCGACCAGGAACTCTCCTTCTGGGTCAACGACTCACAAATCCTCTCGCACGCATACGACCTCCCACTCGACTTCCTCGCAAACCGGCGCGCACCCGACCCAACCCCCACCATCTCCATCACCCTCGATAAGCCTGCCACCCTGCACAACGTCAACCTTGATCGCGACCTGTACTACGCCCCGCGCCCAACCAACGGACTCCTCGGCCACGGCGCCATGATCCGCACACAAGATTTCCCCGACCAAGTCCCAACAGGCCCCGTCACCCGCGCACAACCTTTCAACATCGGCCCCGACGAATTCTTCTGCCTCGGCGACAATTCCCCCTCTTCCTCCGACTCCCGCGCCTGGCAGGACGTCGACGCATGGATCAGCAAAAACTACTTCAATAGCACCGACAAAATCGGCGTCGTCCCCGGCGAACTCATGCTCGGCCGCGCTTTCTTCGTCTACTTCCCCGCTCCCTACGGCTACATCCCCAACTTCGGCGACATGCGCTTCATCCACTAA
- a CDS encoding leucine-rich repeat domain-containing protein, whose translation MHRLSRTSVMPIIAALSILSPISATTTFTDLDGDNLLDINELDNFNALKALQEIKIKNTALQDTTGINQLQNATSIEIHDSQIASLDNDDFYDLNKLQVFRLSNSNITSLKSGSSLFSLSNLYSLVIDSSNITTIEANTFDGLATLSYLNLYGNKINRTYAHSFQGLSNLSYLSLVDNQLSENTFAVDTLYPLASLFFLELGNNNFTTINADYFQGLTNLTSIDFSVNKLSIFDLNSFIFTPNLKYLDLAYNDISSIKHLSATSSINTFDNLKFLSLVANKLTSIDASFFQNMKNIEDVHLAFNYDLTTIAEDTFKDLKKIKTITLTNCNKLNLIDGTFNNLTTLEELDLSDTNTTHITTNTFKNLPNLETLRLGSNNIQSIESGAFKDLTAIKYLSFMDANLDILDLTDASLRNLEEFREPDQIHTAILTRLDIDQDSFDVLMLGAGSYADLNHPTNTGLADAANLTTLILNQINFADITDLSSLTSNALQDNLTTLSMQYITNLDESLLLSLIDANNLAALNTLNLTGSWSALSTDTQNQLMSWDAVATNTLIIPEPAAASLFLLLSLTALSYRSRSN comes from the coding sequence ATGCACCGACTATCTCGTACCAGCGTGATGCCAATCATCGCAGCGCTATCGATCCTTTCACCAATCTCTGCCACAACCACATTCACCGATCTCGACGGCGACAACCTGCTCGATATCAACGAACTCGATAACTTCAACGCCCTCAAAGCACTCCAAGAAATCAAAATCAAAAACACAGCCCTTCAAGACACCACCGGCATTAACCAACTACAAAACGCAACCAGTATCGAGATCCACGACTCGCAAATCGCCTCACTCGACAATGACGATTTCTACGATCTGAACAAACTCCAAGTTTTCAGACTCTCCAACAGCAACATCACCTCACTCAAATCCGGTTCATCCCTCTTCTCACTCTCCAATCTCTACTCCCTCGTCATCGACAGCAGCAACATCACAACCATCGAAGCCAACACCTTCGACGGCCTCGCCACCCTCAGCTACCTCAACCTCTACGGCAACAAAATCAATCGCACCTACGCACACTCTTTCCAAGGGCTATCCAACCTCTCTTATCTCAGCCTTGTCGACAACCAACTCTCCGAAAACACATTCGCCGTCGATACCCTATACCCACTAGCCTCACTCTTCTTTCTTGAGCTCGGCAACAACAACTTCACCACCATCAACGCCGACTACTTCCAAGGCCTCACCAACCTCACATCCATCGATTTCTCTGTCAACAAACTCTCGATATTCGATCTCAACAGCTTCATCTTCACACCCAACCTCAAATACCTCGACCTCGCTTACAACGATATCTCATCCATCAAACATCTAAGCGCCACAAGCAGCATCAACACTTTCGACAATCTCAAATTCCTCAGCCTTGTCGCCAATAAACTGACCTCAATCGACGCATCCTTCTTCCAAAACATGAAGAACATCGAAGATGTCCATCTTGCATTCAATTACGATCTCACCACGATCGCAGAAGACACATTCAAAGATCTGAAAAAAATCAAAACCATCACCCTCACCAACTGCAACAAACTCAACCTCATCGATGGCACATTCAATAATCTCACCACACTCGAAGAACTCGATCTCAGTGATACCAACACCACACACATCACCACAAACACCTTCAAAAATCTGCCAAACCTCGAAACACTCCGCCTTGGCTCAAACAATATCCAATCCATCGAATCAGGTGCCTTCAAAGACCTCACCGCCATCAAATACCTATCATTCATGGATGCAAACCTCGACATCCTCGATCTCACCGACGCATCACTCCGCAACCTCGAAGAGTTCCGCGAACCTGATCAAATCCACACCGCCATCCTCACCCGCCTCGATATCGACCAGGATTCCTTCGATGTCCTCATGCTCGGCGCCGGCTCATACGCCGACCTCAACCACCCCACAAACACCGGCCTCGCAGACGCCGCAAACCTCACCACACTCATACTCAATCAAATCAACTTCGCCGACATCACCGACCTCTCATCCCTTACCTCAAACGCGTTACAAGACAACCTCACCACCCTCTCAATGCAATACATCACCAACCTCGATGAATCGCTTCTCTTAAGCCTCATCGACGCCAACAACCTCGCAGCTCTGAACACGCTCAACCTCACCGGCTCATGGAGCGCACTCTCCACTGACACACAAAACCAACTCATGAGTTGGGACGCAGTTGCAACCAACACCCTCATCATCCCCGAGCCCGCCGCCGCTTCACTCTTCCTACTCCTATCCCTCACCGCCCTCTCCTATCGATCTCGCTCCAACTAG
- the lepB gene encoding signal peptidase I — protein MSLAILSRKNKEKNKPQPKETKQQTALSLVFMFACVLIFHAIVFQPFQIPSGSMAPTLLGNHLRTTCEQCGYTFKLDSHINPKQIRSEPRIICPMCSWPNQVKNAQVSAGDRIIVQKFAYEFTDPKRWDVVVFKTPQYLTNLGGIESRGPINDFIKRCIGLPNENLRILDGNVYVQKLTKSADNTYTPDGDYKIARKNENLTAQRAMFVPIYYSKYIPIDSGKVKERVVNMGGTRQAFYWSPPWVPTEADKEQWDVNKVRSYTYKGSKPSTITFDFKKSGAFNIFSIYPYNQFRRPFSSQHPIEDIRLAVTVEPTNGPTEVTLSTTGRWADGLSQLSANISDKGQISLVKANGETQQIETIASAITTPIKSNTRLELWFVDQQLTLWRDGEIIIKAEYDLPLETLKNRAAAPLTPQVSITVNDAVKLHDVQLDRDIYYTDRPLNRVARGGLHRERGQGNRVIEDSNLQIGDAEFFMVGDNTPWSNDSRFWDDTEPWVSANYMSGDRQRDRGIVPRELLVGKAMVVFYPGTSSIIKPQFGDMRLIN, from the coding sequence ATGAGCCTCGCGATTCTTTCTCGTAAAAACAAAGAAAAAAACAAGCCGCAGCCCAAAGAAACAAAGCAGCAAACCGCTTTGTCACTTGTCTTTATGTTCGCCTGCGTCCTCATCTTCCACGCCATCGTCTTCCAGCCGTTCCAGATCCCGTCTGGCTCCATGGCCCCCACACTCCTCGGCAACCACCTCCGTACCACCTGTGAGCAATGTGGTTACACCTTCAAACTCGACTCACATATCAACCCAAAACAAATCCGCTCAGAGCCACGGATCATCTGCCCCATGTGCAGTTGGCCCAACCAAGTCAAAAATGCGCAAGTCTCTGCTGGCGATCGTATTATCGTTCAAAAATTCGCCTATGAATTCACAGATCCCAAACGCTGGGACGTCGTTGTTTTCAAAACCCCACAGTACCTCACTAACCTCGGCGGCATCGAATCACGCGGGCCAATCAACGACTTCATCAAACGCTGCATCGGCTTGCCGAATGAAAACCTCCGCATCCTTGACGGCAATGTATACGTCCAAAAGCTAACTAAATCAGCCGACAATACTTACACACCGGACGGCGATTACAAGATCGCCCGTAAAAATGAAAACCTAACAGCACAACGAGCCATGTTCGTCCCGATCTATTACTCGAAATACATCCCGATCGACTCGGGCAAAGTCAAAGAACGCGTGGTCAATATGGGCGGGACCCGCCAAGCATTTTATTGGTCACCGCCATGGGTACCGACCGAGGCTGATAAAGAGCAATGGGATGTAAACAAAGTTCGAAGTTACACTTACAAAGGCTCAAAACCATCGACGATCACCTTTGATTTCAAGAAATCAGGTGCGTTCAACATTTTCTCGATATACCCGTACAACCAGTTCCGTCGGCCGTTCTCCAGCCAACACCCCATCGAAGATATCCGTCTCGCCGTCACCGTTGAGCCAACCAACGGCCCAACCGAGGTGACACTCAGCACGACCGGCCGCTGGGCCGATGGGTTGAGCCAATTGTCTGCCAATATCAGCGATAAAGGGCAGATATCACTGGTTAAGGCGAACGGTGAGACGCAGCAAATTGAAACCATTGCGTCAGCCATCACGACACCGATCAAGTCTAACACTCGATTAGAGCTATGGTTTGTCGATCAGCAGCTCACACTCTGGCGAGATGGTGAGATCATCATCAAAGCTGAGTACGATTTACCGCTGGAAACACTTAAAAACAGGGCTGCAGCACCGTTAACACCCCAGGTATCGATCACGGTCAATGACGCGGTGAAGCTGCATGATGTACAGCTTGATCGTGATATTTATTACACGGACAGGCCATTGAATCGCGTGGCTAGGGGCGGGTTACATCGCGAGCGTGGTCAGGGGAACCGCGTGATAGAAGATTCTAACTTGCAGATAGGTGATGCGGAATTCTTCATGGTGGGTGACAACACACCATGGTCAAATGATTCGCGGTTTTGGGATGACACCGAACCTTGGGTGAGCGCGAATTACATGTCCGGTGACAGGCAACGTGACCGCGGGATCGTGCCGCGTGAGCTGCTTGTGGGTAAGGCGATGGTGGTGTTTTATCCCGGCACATCCAGCATCATCAAGCCTCAGTTTGGTGACATGCGATTGATCAACTAA
- the ilvN gene encoding acetolactate synthase small subunit, translating into MSEENAMRHVIAALVTNEPGVLSQVAGMFAARGFNIDSLVVGRTDTPEISRMTIVVTGDYSILEQVRKQLGKLVPVVKIVEYHDVPFVERDLLLVQVSTKTDVGPADKREEIITLANLFRAKVVDVSPDQLMIEMSGPEAKIEAFIELLSPYGLIELARTGLIAMRRGNLSQLNRPAIAQAMSGLGSRNPDASNTAKPDIDPSDLPPG; encoded by the coding sequence ATGTCAGAAGAAAATGCAATGCGTCACGTGATTGCTGCGCTCGTCACAAACGAGCCCGGCGTCTTGTCCCAAGTCGCGGGTATGTTCGCAGCTCGTGGTTTTAACATTGATTCACTGGTCGTAGGTCGAACAGACACGCCTGAGATTAGCCGCATGACGATTGTGGTGACGGGTGATTATTCGATCCTCGAGCAGGTACGTAAACAGTTGGGGAAACTGGTACCTGTAGTGAAGATTGTTGAGTACCACGATGTGCCGTTCGTTGAACGGGACTTACTGCTGGTACAGGTCTCGACGAAGACGGATGTTGGGCCTGCGGATAAACGTGAAGAAATCATTACGCTGGCGAATCTGTTCCGCGCGAAGGTCGTGGATGTATCGCCTGACCAGTTGATGATTGAGATGTCTGGGCCTGAGGCGAAGATTGAAGCGTTTATCGAACTGCTCTCGCCATACGGGCTTATTGAGCTGGCGAGGACGGGTTTGATTGCGATGCGTCGTGGGAATTTGTCACAGTTGAATCGGCCTGCGATCGCTCAGGCGATGAGCGGGTTGGGAAGCCGAAATCCTGATGCGTCGAATACGGCGAAACCTGACATTGATCCGAGTGATCTGCCTCCGGGCTAA
- the panD gene encoding aspartate 1-decarboxylase gives MLRKVLRSKIHRATITQCDLHYVGSITIDADLLHEVDIRPNETVWIYDIDNGARLETYVIRGKAGSGIIGINGAAARLVEKGHQVIIASYGLINDVAADLDNHVAKVVICDAENKVEQRLTYDSLIDVAEDAAV, from the coding sequence ATGCTGCGAAAAGTATTGCGATCAAAGATACACAGAGCAACGATCACACAATGCGATCTGCATTATGTGGGATCGATCACGATCGATGCAGATTTGCTGCACGAAGTGGATATTCGGCCAAACGAAACGGTTTGGATTTACGATATTGATAATGGGGCGAGGCTTGAAACGTATGTGATTCGCGGCAAAGCAGGCAGTGGGATCATCGGGATCAATGGTGCGGCTGCACGGTTGGTTGAGAAAGGTCATCAGGTGATCATTGCGAGTTATGGTTTGATCAATGATGTGGCTGCGGATTTGGATAATCATGTCGCGAAGGTGGTTATCTGTGATGCTGAGAACAAGGTTGAGCAGCGACTGACTTATGATTCACTGATTGATGTTGCGGAAGATGCGGCGGTTTGA
- a CDS encoding group III truncated hemoglobin: protein MNQFEENEINLPLTERKGKALRAESISESSIRRLVFTFYDRIQGHAKLGPVFSERISDWTPHLEKMCDFWSSATMRTGRYSGRPLPVHRGIPDLTAELYHEWLALFYQTTSEVFTESDAAIFNAMATRMAQNMVHALDLGQLCVPTGSGLDGA from the coding sequence ATGAATCAGTTTGAAGAAAACGAGATCAACTTGCCGTTGACGGAACGCAAGGGCAAAGCATTACGAGCTGAGTCGATCAGCGAATCATCTATTCGCAGGTTAGTCTTTACGTTCTACGATCGGATACAGGGGCATGCGAAGTTGGGGCCTGTTTTTAGTGAACGGATTTCGGACTGGACGCCGCATTTGGAGAAGATGTGTGACTTCTGGTCGTCGGCAACGATGCGAACTGGTCGATATTCGGGACGGCCATTACCGGTACATCGCGGTATTCCGGATTTGACCGCTGAGTTGTACCACGAGTGGTTGGCTTTGTTTTATCAAACGACATCTGAAGTGTTTACTGAGTCGGATGCGGCGATCTTTAATGCGATGGCAACGCGGATGGCTCAGAATATGGTGCATGCGTTGGATCTTGGGCAATTGTGTGTGCCAACGGGAAGTGGTTTGGATGGCGCGTAG